One Kitasatospora sp. NBC_01266 genomic window carries:
- a CDS encoding glutathione peroxidase produces MPLADIPLQTLAGQPTSLAEFAGKAVLLVNVASKCGLTPQYTGLEELQKHYAERGFTVLGVPCNQFGGQEPGSAEEIQTFCAVNYGVSFPLLAKIEVNGDGRHPLYQELTGLADGSGEAGDVQWNFEKFLISPAGTAVGRFRPRTTPDDAELVAAIEAQLPA; encoded by the coding sequence ATGCCCCTCGCCGACATCCCCCTGCAGACCCTGGCCGGACAGCCCACCTCCCTCGCCGAGTTCGCCGGCAAGGCCGTCCTGCTCGTCAACGTGGCCTCGAAGTGCGGCCTGACGCCGCAGTACACGGGGCTGGAGGAGCTGCAGAAGCATTACGCGGAGCGCGGGTTCACGGTGCTCGGGGTGCCGTGCAACCAGTTCGGCGGGCAGGAGCCGGGCAGCGCGGAGGAGATCCAGACCTTCTGCGCGGTCAACTACGGCGTCTCGTTCCCGCTGCTGGCGAAGATCGAGGTGAACGGTGACGGCCGGCACCCGCTGTACCAGGAGCTGACCGGGCTCGCCGACGGCTCCGGTGAGGCCGGGGACGTGCAGTGGAACTTCGAGAAGTTCCTGATCTCGCCCGCCGGCACCGCCGTGGGCCGGTTCCGGCCGCGCACCACGCCGGACGACGCGGAGCTGGTCGCCGCGATCGAGGCCCAGCTGCCGGCCTGA
- a CDS encoding HEAT repeat domain-containing protein: MEMESLINEAWRPTTTTPRLRELAAEDPRLARIVAGRIGLSAEFAEELAAWADSADAHGAVTDGADTGLAEANLNRIGMVRALAAQPATSPERLALYAGHPDEQVRHFVALHRGTPKAALEMLAADDSPAVRWALAAREELPEKIADKLLTDSAADVRLALIQRSVVQEAHLQALATDPDPRIRRVVAELGYAGDADLLDEDPRVRQVAVRSRDLDALAAHLERLVRDPDQLVRELCASSERNRDGALLAVLATDSVPAVRKEVAANWHTPVESLIALAGDECQEVLEVLSKNPFAPPQALSVILETVPQDFDSLDHSITRFIIYNLLRNPAISCETMRALYAKNPFQHVKVAALSEPNCPPDVALRFAVDYYAHLAGNDEARRSFADVEAALRDGRPLGPVLAELLSSPDHYLRGVAAANRHTPPEALAHYAHTTDPKLGDYSLNDVAKNPATPLEILEDWARADERQSKMLGNPYLPESVFEIIATGEDERRARVARRILAVRTHRAGTEHTC, encoded by the coding sequence GTGGAGATGGAAAGCTTGATCAACGAGGCGTGGCGGCCGACTACCACCACGCCTCGATTGCGTGAACTAGCGGCCGAGGACCCGAGGCTGGCTCGGATCGTGGCCGGCCGAATAGGCCTGTCCGCCGAGTTCGCCGAGGAATTGGCCGCCTGGGCGGACAGTGCCGACGCGCATGGTGCCGTCACGGACGGCGCCGACACGGGCCTCGCTGAAGCGAACCTCAACCGGATCGGCATGGTCCGAGCCCTGGCAGCGCAACCAGCGACCTCGCCTGAGCGGCTGGCACTGTACGCAGGACACCCGGACGAACAGGTACGCCACTTCGTCGCCCTGCACCGAGGTACGCCGAAAGCAGCCCTCGAGATGCTGGCCGCCGACGACTCCCCGGCCGTGCGCTGGGCCCTCGCGGCCCGGGAGGAGCTGCCGGAGAAGATCGCCGACAAGCTGCTCACCGACTCCGCAGCCGATGTACGGCTGGCTCTGATCCAACGCAGCGTCGTCCAAGAAGCGCACTTGCAGGCGCTCGCCACGGACCCCGATCCGCGCATCCGCCGAGTGGTGGCCGAACTGGGCTACGCCGGAGACGCCGACCTGCTCGACGAGGATCCGCGGGTGCGCCAGGTCGCTGTGCGGAGCCGCGACCTCGATGCGCTGGCCGCACACCTGGAGCGGCTGGTCCGAGACCCGGACCAGCTTGTGCGTGAACTGTGCGCCTCGAGTGAGCGCAACCGTGACGGCGCCCTTCTGGCCGTGCTCGCCACCGACTCGGTTCCGGCGGTCCGCAAAGAGGTGGCCGCGAACTGGCACACCCCCGTCGAGTCCCTGATCGCCCTGGCCGGCGACGAGTGCCAAGAGGTCCTGGAAGTCCTCAGCAAGAATCCGTTCGCCCCGCCGCAGGCCCTCTCCGTGATCCTCGAGACCGTTCCACAGGATTTCGACTCCTTGGACCATTCCATCACGCGATTCATCATCTACAACCTGCTCCGCAATCCGGCCATCAGCTGCGAGACGATGCGGGCGTTGTACGCGAAGAACCCGTTCCAGCACGTCAAGGTGGCTGCCCTGTCCGAACCCAACTGCCCCCCGGACGTGGCCCTCCGATTCGCGGTGGATTATTACGCGCACCTGGCGGGCAACGACGAGGCGCGGCGCAGTTTCGCCGATGTGGAGGCGGCACTGCGCGACGGACGACCCCTCGGCCCGGTCCTGGCCGAACTCCTGTCCAGCCCGGACCACTACCTGCGCGGAGTCGCGGCCGCCAACCGGCACACTCCACCGGAAGCGCTGGCGCACTACGCACACACCACCGACCCCAAGTTGGGGGACTACAGCCTCAACGACGTGGCGAAGAATCCTGCCACACCGCTCGAGATCCTCGAGGACTGGGCCCGCGCCGACGAGCGGCAGTCCAAGATGCTGGGAAACCCTTATCTACCCGAGTCCGTGTTCGAGATCATCGCGACCGGCGAGGACGAGCGCCGTGCACGCGTCGCGCGCCGGATACTGGCGGTTCGGACGCACCGGGCCGGAACGGAGCACACATGCTGA